A window from Fragaria vesca subsp. vesca linkage group LG5, FraVesHawaii_1.0, whole genome shotgun sequence encodes these proteins:
- the LOC101299012 gene encoding uncharacterized protein LOC101299012, producing MEGSSKVVVVANEKKPIRIGNPFTLKVGQVFTGFGIGCGVGIGVGRPINLGAVPVVNQVMGATRGATDAFSGVSRHVTDALRKVGAKNIEAGIGCGVGFGHGFGVGLALKPGILQQIQLFSMQTMAKMMTKFGISPNLPILQGAIPSSLQSGIGVMNDSSSQNPVGNIMQMATKPADYATQGLPGYGNKGTGSTYDNFTSTSSPVDTPFGSRTEKVLSSFLQSPVLKGEDSELSDVAGRLRSENKILQMVLKHQQIIDELTEENEKLRHILVEDLKVPPSKLQASYTSKIRSPCSDCFECRRKQRRR from the exons ATGGAGGGAAGCAGTAAGGTGGTGGTGGTGGCCAATGAGAAGAAGCCGATTCGAATAGGGAATCCGTTTACTTTGAAAGTGGGTCAAGTATTTACTGGGTTTGGCATAGGCTGTGGTGTTGGTATCGGCGTTGGCCGCCCCATTAATTTAG GTGCAGTACCAGTGGTAAATCAAGTCATGGGTGCCACAAGAGGTGCCACTGATGCTTTTTCGGGAGTTAGCAGACATGTAACTGACGCC TTAAGGAAGGTTGGAGCAAAGAACATTGAAGCCGGCATTGGTTGTGGCGTTGGTTTTGGACATGGCTTTGGAGTTG GCCTTGCTCTGAAACCAGGGATTTTGCAACAAATTCAACTGTTTTCTATG CAAACAATGGCAAAAATGATGACAAAATTTGGAATTTCTCCCAATTTACCAATCCTTCAAGGTGCCATTCCAAGTTCATTGCAAAGCGGCATTGGCGTTATGAATGATTCATCAAGCCAAAATCCAGTCGGAAATATAATGCAGATGGCAACAAAACCAGCAGACTATGCAACTCAAGGCTTGCCTGGATATGGAAATAAGGGTACAGGTTCAACTTATGATAATTTTACATCAACAAGCTCTCCAGTTGATACACCTTTTGGCAGTCGTACAGAGAAGGTTCTCAGCAGCTTTTTACAGAGTCCAGTTTTGAAGGGAGAGGATAGTGAACTAAGTGACGTG GCTGGACGCTTGAGGTCGGAGAATAAAATCCTTCAAATG GTATTGAAACACCAGCAAATCATTGACGAGCTCACAGAGGAGAATGAGAAGCTTCGCCATATACTAGTTGAAGACCTGAAAGTACCACCTAGCAAGCTGCAAGCATCTTATACAAGTAAAATCAGATCTCCATGTTCAGATTGCTTTGAATGTCGAAGAAAACAAAGAAGAAGATAG